A stretch of the Lepidochelys kempii isolate rLepKem1 chromosome 15, rLepKem1.hap2, whole genome shotgun sequence genome encodes the following:
- the VPS29 gene encoding vacuolar protein sorting-associated protein 29 isoform X2: MAGHRLVLVLGDLHIPHRCNNLPAKFKKLLVPGKIQHILCTGNLCTKESYDYLKTLAGDVHIVRGDFDENLNYPEQKVVTVGQFKIGLIHGHQVIPWGDMASLALLQRQFDVDILISGHTHKFEAFEHENKFYINPGSATGAYSALENNIIPSFVLMDIQASTVVTYVYQLIGDDVKVERIEYKKP; encoded by the exons ATG GCTGGGCACAGA CTGGTGTTAGTATTAGGAGATCTTCACATCCCACATCGATGCAACAACCTCCCAGCTAAATTCAAAAAACTGCTGGTCCCAGGAAAGATCCAGCACATCCTCTGCACCGGAAACCTCTGCACCAAGGAGAGCTATGACTACCTCAAGACTCTTGCTGGGGATGTTCACATTGTAAGAGGAGACTTTGATGAG aacCTGAATTATCCAGAACAGAAAGTTGTAACCGTTGGGCAATTCAAAATTGGGCTGATCCATGGCCATCAAGTTATACCGTGGGGAGATATGGCCAGCCTGGCACTGCTACAAAGGCAGTTTGATGTGGACATTTTAATTTCAGGGCATACACACAAATTTGAGGCGTTTGAGCATGAAAACAAGTTCTACATCAACCCCGGGTCAGCCACAGGAGCTTATAGTGCCTTGGAGAA CAACATCATTCCTTCATTTGTGCTGATGGATATCCAAGCTTCCACAGTAGTTACCTATGTGTATCAACTAATTGGAGATGATGTGAAAGTAGAAAGAATTGAGTacaaaaaaccctaa
- the VPS29 gene encoding vacuolar protein sorting-associated protein 29 isoform X1, with translation MQNCETEDNQPCKFLLDFYWPQLGSVILNFFLSLTPCKLVLVLGDLHIPHRCNNLPAKFKKLLVPGKIQHILCTGNLCTKESYDYLKTLAGDVHIVRGDFDENLNYPEQKVVTVGQFKIGLIHGHQVIPWGDMASLALLQRQFDVDILISGHTHKFEAFEHENKFYINPGSATGAYSALENNIIPSFVLMDIQASTVVTYVYQLIGDDVKVERIEYKKP, from the exons ATGCAGAATTGTGAAACTGAAGATAACCAACCTTGCAAATTTCTTCTTGATTTTTATTGGCCCCAGTTAGGTTCTGTAATACTTAACTTTTTCCTGTCCTTGACACCTTGTAAGCTGGTGTTAGTATTAGGAGATCTTCACATCCCACATCGATGCAACAACCTCCCAGCTAAATTCAAAAAACTGCTGGTCCCAGGAAAGATCCAGCACATCCTCTGCACCGGAAACCTCTGCACCAAGGAGAGCTATGACTACCTCAAGACTCTTGCTGGGGATGTTCACATTGTAAGAGGAGACTTTGATGAG aacCTGAATTATCCAGAACAGAAAGTTGTAACCGTTGGGCAATTCAAAATTGGGCTGATCCATGGCCATCAAGTTATACCGTGGGGAGATATGGCCAGCCTGGCACTGCTACAAAGGCAGTTTGATGTGGACATTTTAATTTCAGGGCATACACACAAATTTGAGGCGTTTGAGCATGAAAACAAGTTCTACATCAACCCCGGGTCAGCCACAGGAGCTTATAGTGCCTTGGAGAA CAACATCATTCCTTCATTTGTGCTGATGGATATCCAAGCTTCCACAGTAGTTACCTATGTGTATCAACTAATTGGAGATGATGTGAAAGTAGAAAGAATTGAGTacaaaaaaccctaa
- the VPS29 gene encoding vacuolar protein sorting-associated protein 29 isoform X3, whose amino-acid sequence MLVLVLGDLHIPHRCNNLPAKFKKLLVPGKIQHILCTGNLCTKESYDYLKTLAGDVHIVRGDFDENLNYPEQKVVTVGQFKIGLIHGHQVIPWGDMASLALLQRQFDVDILISGHTHKFEAFEHENKFYINPGSATGAYSALENNIIPSFVLMDIQASTVVTYVYQLIGDDVKVERIEYKKP is encoded by the exons ATG CTGGTGTTAGTATTAGGAGATCTTCACATCCCACATCGATGCAACAACCTCCCAGCTAAATTCAAAAAACTGCTGGTCCCAGGAAAGATCCAGCACATCCTCTGCACCGGAAACCTCTGCACCAAGGAGAGCTATGACTACCTCAAGACTCTTGCTGGGGATGTTCACATTGTAAGAGGAGACTTTGATGAG aacCTGAATTATCCAGAACAGAAAGTTGTAACCGTTGGGCAATTCAAAATTGGGCTGATCCATGGCCATCAAGTTATACCGTGGGGAGATATGGCCAGCCTGGCACTGCTACAAAGGCAGTTTGATGTGGACATTTTAATTTCAGGGCATACACACAAATTTGAGGCGTTTGAGCATGAAAACAAGTTCTACATCAACCCCGGGTCAGCCACAGGAGCTTATAGTGCCTTGGAGAA CAACATCATTCCTTCATTTGTGCTGATGGATATCCAAGCTTCCACAGTAGTTACCTATGTGTATCAACTAATTGGAGATGATGTGAAAGTAGAAAGAATTGAGTacaaaaaaccctaa
- the VPS29 gene encoding vacuolar protein sorting-associated protein 29 isoform X4, protein MQNCETEDNQPCKFLLDFYWPQLGSVILNFFLSLTPCKLVLVLGDLHIPHRCNNLPAKFKKLLVPGKIQHILCTGNLCTKESYDYLKTLAGDVHIVRGDFDEQHHSFICADGYPSFHSSYLCVSTNWR, encoded by the exons ATGCAGAATTGTGAAACTGAAGATAACCAACCTTGCAAATTTCTTCTTGATTTTTATTGGCCCCAGTTAGGTTCTGTAATACTTAACTTTTTCCTGTCCTTGACACCTTGTAAGCTGGTGTTAGTATTAGGAGATCTTCACATCCCACATCGATGCAACAACCTCCCAGCTAAATTCAAAAAACTGCTGGTCCCAGGAAAGATCCAGCACATCCTCTGCACCGGAAACCTCTGCACCAAGGAGAGCTATGACTACCTCAAGACTCTTGCTGGGGATGTTCACATTGTAAGAGGAGACTTTGATGAG CAACATCATTCCTTCATTTGTGCTGATGGATATCCAAGCTTCCACAGTAGTTACCTATGTGTATCAACTAATTGGAGATGA